The Ranitomeya imitator isolate aRanImi1 chromosome 8, aRanImi1.pri, whole genome shotgun sequence genome window below encodes:
- the LOC138647913 gene encoding uncharacterized protein translates to MPSCIVNGCNSSWKIKDPDLVLHSFPRDINIIKRWLLEAQQDFGDLDAMCQKIFSSAKGAFRICSKHFSFDCYEVRGTTRCLKKNALPTIFPSKSCVNKTTKSKSVKKDERPMSSFAGIDRFDHLYARSPSLSSPNTKSVSIASSSDLVDVDSEQSLLEEDVVTVIELPLHKSSREPRSRGITRKATRMCHTRSIGTMTEFFPGQVHKSTQTDPLIGTKNKKVMANISKSNKSLGIQCHVVEEAIRGTLISSRTSENNLNQESPHVCASNTPQVWIAPIPPKSRRVICRQLERQHPIFYMI, encoded by the coding sequence ATGCCGTCGTGCATTGTGAATGGATGTAACAGCTCCTGGAAGATTAAAGATCCTGATTTAGTTCTGCATTCCTTTCCAAGAGACATAAATATAATTAAAAGATGGCTGCTAGAGGCACAGCAAGACTTCGGAGATTTAGATGCCATGTGCCAAAAAATTTTCAGTAGTGCAAAAGGAGCCTTTCGTATCTGCTCCAAACACTTTAGTTTTGACTGTTACGAAGTCAGAGGAACAACTCGATGTTTGAAAAAAAATGCCCTCCCAACCATATTTCCATCAAAGTCATGTGTCAATAAAACCACAAAATCCAAAAGTGTCAAAAAAGATGAGAGACCAATGAGCAGCTTTGCTGGAATTGATCGCTTTGATCATTTATACGCTCGATCACCATCTCTTTCGAGTCCTAATACAAAATCCGTGTCCATTGCTTCTTCTTCCGATTTGGTTGATGTTGATTCTGAGCAAAGTTTATTAGAAGAAGATGTGGTGACGGTTATAGAGTTACCATTACACAAGTCTTCTAGAGAACCTCGTAGCAGAGGGATCACAAGAAAGGCTACCCGCATGTGTCATACTAGATCCATTGGTACGATGACTGAATTTTTCCCAGGCCAAGTTCATAAGTCCACACAAACAGATCCATTAATTGGCACAAAAAACAAGAAAGTAATGGCCAATATCTCCAAATCAAATAAATCACTGGGTATACAATGTCATGTAGTCGAAGAAGCAATTCGTGGTACCCTCATAAGCAGTAGAACTTCTGAAAATAACCTTAACCAAGAGTCACCTCATGTTTGTGCATCAAATACCCCCCAGGTATGGATTGCACCCATACCCCCAAAATCCAGGAGGGTTATCTGCAGGCAATTAGAACGACAACATCCAATATTTTATATGATATAG